Genomic window (Lycium barbarum isolate Lr01 chromosome 2, ASM1917538v2, whole genome shotgun sequence):
CTAtttttaattagttaattatttattgcttgtttatttagtatttgttaattgttcgattagcgacttaagtatttattaattgttagactagctatttcaattgttagactggctaattatttatttagtttttgttaagccaattgtttatttgttaataatttcttaattgtttcattagttaattaattgtttatttgttaaatgtacgataataatttattaattttttgattagttacttaattgtttatttattaaatatatgataataacttgttaattatttgattagttatttaattgtttatttattaattatttatattaattatatgctaactaattgttaattatttgacttattaatttttaatctttatattttaggattgaaaacccttagtttaggattcataacccgtagcttatgattgaaaacccttaatataattttcgataaaagattacataactaatattacttgttaatgatttatttaaaatacgtaaaacagatggctcaccacaatccttaataaaattttcgataaaagattacataactaatattactttttaatgattgatttaaaatacgtaaaacatatgggtcaccacaatccttaataatttttttgataaaagattacataactaatactacttgttaatgattgatttaaaatgcgtaaaacagatggatcatcaccctcttgatccggggcccttcgaccgagagttactgtatcttcagcccgagcataggtcgcaacatatatggacattcgacctgcagcctgagtctcaggtCCGTACCCGGGTGATGCTCCATCGCAacctccctttgtttaccatcgctattgtttaaggcacttgaaggcaaatttgcaatcaaagtttcacaatggcactctaaacaaattgatgtggggggctgcgatggagcatcaacaacgaaaatgggctgcaaaaatggatctgatcggggcagtgagtgaacccgcatacgtttggttgatgaagctcgaagttgaaaaatggacgcttcatgctgatgaaggcaaaagatggggcatgctcataACAAACAGTTtagagtctttcaatggcttgctgaaatctgctcgaggactacctgttaccgcaatggtgagaatgactttcaagcaggttgtggagcgatttgttgttaggacaaggcagaccagagcgatattagccgacggcgggacatggatgccaaagcccttcaaaaatatggagcattatagaaaaaatgtaagcatcaccaaatgactgagtatgacccaattcaacatgtgtatgaagttaagCCGGGTTATtataacggtaagggtggaaatgtgcataccgtttatgaggcaacaagaacatgcacttgtggtaagtggcaaacgtaccacatgtcgtgttctcatgctgtcaagtgcttcgagagaatgagaaaaacgataacaagttatgtggcgggggaatacaaggtccacagttaccttagagcatatttcggcaaattccacccacttggtaatgaagcttattggccaaacgagccgatttcgatggttgctaacaaggattacatcaggaaattgggcattaactcacggagtcgtagacccaatcaaatggatgtttagtgaaagaacttactcttgcaagtgctctacatgtaagcaatatggccatgataagcgttcgtgtgggcaatAAGGTCGTGGTAATACAAGCACGTCTCAAAGTAATGGGGCCTCttgaacttgaagattgtattgctattgtaatttattattgtattgctttgaattagtattgtaattaaatggaatgaattattttttaattagtataaacctctcgtattggatgaattattattaaatcaaatatttatatttgtacattcaaatataataaaacacttaaatcaaaaccctataaatatgacaagtttcaaaacttacttcgagacactttagaacccctaaaacgacgatccaaacgtttaggtggacttgatgtaatgagccgacattattgtacgcaaaaaaatatattaagttttatataaactattgatattttggggttttgaaacatgactaatctttgcttaaagtatggaaaaaaacgtgatttgaaaggtaacccccaaaaaaaaaaaaaaaaaaagacctccttcacgcacgaatttcgtgcgtgaaaggcccaagttgcatttttgcagtatggtcctttcacgcactaatttagtgcgtgaaacctactaatgttttttttttttttatgctaggttggttcaattttttttttttgtgctacaaaagtcgcggattctaAATGGTAGTGGACATTGGCATGCCTTGCTGAGGAAATCAAAATTCATATTTTTTGCCTATTTAAAAAGAATGTTTATTTAAAAGCAATTTTAAATTTTCTATGTTTAATTAATGAGACGAGTTATAGCCATATACATGTCTATTTTGTTTTAAACTGCAGATTTTCCAGATTTGTGATTAGTCAAACGAGTAATATTTAAATTGGTACTTGAAGATGCTACGGCGTTAGAAAAGGCCTCTTTTTATAAAAGATCCGTGTATGTGGTTTATAATTTCtttagttttttctttcttttttgttggATTATTAATTTCTTCCCTTTGTTTTCTGTCTTTCTATTATTTTTCCAACTTCTAAATTCGTTTGTAGGTTGCTCTTTGTGTTTTGGAATTCTTCTTTATAAGCTATTGTAGGTTGCTCTTGTGTTTTGGAATTCTTCTTTATAAGCTAGAAAGAATTGGGTTCCTTTGGTTGTTGGTGGGGTGGGAGATGTGTGAGATTTGCTTAGTTCCAAATTGCTTTAATTCCAACCTCACTTGCCGTCCCCATCTCAGCCGTCGCCCGCCGGCTGCCGCTGCACTGTTGTTATGTTTATGTCGAGTTGAAAGTGTATAGAACTAATAATTAAGGTCCTATTTCATCATACGGACCCAATAAATTTAGTTAGTAGCTATGTTTTAAACTGAAAGAAATTCCATATACAGAATGTAAGTATGTAACTATCAATCTATCATGGTAAATTATTAgcagggaaaagggtcaaaaatacccctctcttTTTATAAATTGGATACTTTTATCTTCCGTTACAAGTTAGGACCAAATTTACCCCTCCTGTTACAAGTTGGGCCAAATATACTCCTATCGTTAGCAAAatttcaaaaatacccctcatttctaacatattcccACATAAGCAAGCCTAATCATTGGAATTGGGTGACATGAACGCCACAtgacatttaacttattctatgCGGTGCCTACGTGACAATTTTTTTAAAGacaatttggaaaattattttttttaaaacaaatttggaaaaaatggcttttattaaaaatttgaaacttttttaattttataaaacccgttttttaaaaatatattctcgaaaattggattttttaattaaaaaatctggaaatgtttttttttttaaatttggaaaattgTATAAGTATTTTTTTAAGTGtcctaaaatatatttttcttaaatcttgattaatttaaaaaaaaaaatctaaaaagctgattaaaaaaaagggaaaataaccCTCCATGACtatttaggaaaaataattaCCCGAAATAGCCCATGTTTGTAAAATTACCCGAAATGGCCTAATTTGTACCCCTCACTTCAAAAGCCTATTGTATATTTGTGCCTTTACTACAATTGAAAAATATTGTATATTATTGTATACAATTAATTTTTCTTAGATATAAACACCacttatatattattatacacttttatacaaggttgatatatTGTCTACTCCAGTTGTATAATTTTGTATATTGTGAAAAAGTGGATATGCAgggtgtaatttaaaaatatggctacgcaAATGTAATTTTGTATACTAAGTTGTACATTACTGAAATTTCCCCTAATAAAAATCCAGATTAAAAAAAATTTaggacacttttttttaaaaaaaaacacttaattttttttatttttttttatagttttctagattaaaaaaatcatttttcaaatttcaattttctagaatatatttttttaaaacgggttttataaaataaaaaaaaacaaatttttaataaaagccattttttctagatttgttttttaaaaaataatttttcagattgtttttaaaaaaattgtcacgtaggcaccacatagaataagttaaaAGCCATGTGGTATCCATGTCACCCAATTCCAATGACTAAGCTTGCTTAAGTGGGAATatgttagaaataagggtattTTTGAAACTTTACTAATGTGTATTTTTAAAACTTtactaacggtaggggtatatttggccccaactTGTAACGGGAGGGACATATTTGGCCCCAACTTGTAACGGAGGGTAAAAGTAGCCAATTTATGaaagtagagggatattttttacccttttcccttattAGTATCTCGTAATTTTAGGTTTGCAATATCGCACATTCACGATGTTCTATTACACAGACACATCAACTAAACAATAATTCTCTGGATTAACTATTTCACAAAAGTATGGTTAACAGATGTTCCAAATTGAGTAGTataacacatcatcaaattcagTCTTGTGATGACAAGCTTCTCGTCCCCAACAAGAAACATACAAAATACCGAGACGTCTCCCACATTACATGAATGACCAAAAAGGAAATATGGCTAAATGAAAATGACAAAGTTGTTTCCTGTCTTTGACTAGAAAATATTCGTGTGTtaagaaaatagaatatgacAAAAAAAGCCGGTTGCTTTTTCACCGTACTCTTCCAAATTCAGGGTTGAGTTCACCATGAAATTATTTTCATCTTAATCATTCCAGGTAAATTTCTAAGAATACAAGCCAAGTCCTCCATATTCTTTCGAAATTAGGAATGAGTGGTGTTAGTCGATGTAATACTAAATAAACATTGAAAGTTCCTCTATGCCTAGGGAATATTCAACTCGAATTTAAGTCCTAAGCTGACAATATCACATAATTGTTACGGTCCAACTGTAGAAAAATCTTGTTTCGAAAAAGCAGAACCTTGAGCCGTCCATTGCATCAAATGCCTAGGGAATAATCAACTAACTTGTGAGAGTTCATCATGAACAAAACAGAAAATTAAAGCCAACTTGATTGGAAGGGAGTGTTAAACAAGGGCTTCCAAGTGTCATTAGCCCAGTATATATATGATTCGGCAACATTTTCTTTAGAGATTTccaaaaaaacaagaacaaaacaaaacaatGCCGAATTCATTAACTATTTTGGCCGGACACAATAGACCTAGGCATTTATTTAAATGGGACACATGAATAATCATACTTGTTATCACCTCTCAGACAACTTAAAAATGGTTAAAACAACATTTTTCTACTTCTTTTTCCTAACCTTGTTAGCTTTATCTAATTTAGTGCATTCATATAAACCTAAAAAATTAAAGCCAATTGGTCATTACTTCAGGCATGATTTGGAAAAAACTACTACTTATTATCCAGGCAGGACTTCACCAGTGCATGTTGGGCCTCAAAGTTCACCCAAAGAGAACGACAAAATTGAAAAATTGCCTGGTCAACCTGAAGGTGTAGATTTTAACCAGTATTCAGGATATGTTACAGTTGATCAAAGTGCTGGAAGAGCTCTGTTTTATTATTTCGTCGAATCGCCTCAAGACTCTGCTTCTAAGCCCCTTGTCTTATGGCTCAATGGAGGTTagtttccttttttaaaaaaatatatgtcATGATTTACCTCCGTTACACTTTAGGATCATTCATACCCTTGATGTTAGCAAATTATCTTGTACTTGTCCTTTGATTTTAATGGAACTACAACGTGAATAGGTGGATTCCACAATGTCAATATACTTTGCAAAAAAGGTCTAAATCCACTCCTCTACTTTTGACTATTGTTTAAAAACACCCTCTGTTATACTTCATATTGAAGCTTCATTAGAGTCGGGAGGAATACGAGAGATTTGCTAATGGCAAGGTTATTAATGGCCTCATAGTATAACAAAGAGTACCATTTAGAAATTTCATATAGTAAAAAGGAATTTCATTTAACCCTTACAGAAGTCAAGGATGAAAGTTCCATTGTGTCCTTCAAAGATCTATCtagtgtttggccatagattccccccaaaaaaaaaaaatgaaaaatttgatttgggtgaagtttttcaagttttgaaaatgtgttAGGCCATAGTTTTTCACAATATATTTCACTTATTGTTTTGGAAAATATGAAACATTACTTATACCCATAAGTTCTAAAAACCATCAAGAATACCGAACCatagaaaacatacatacttgttaatcccaaattatgcagaacatgatattttaataacAACTGCTAATAATACACTTTACTAGCTACTACAATTCATATTACAATACAAAGTTCCATTTTTATCTTCACAACGGATTTCTACAGTTGGCTGAGCAATTTTTTTCCCTAGGGCTTCTTCTTCTACTGTTTGGGCATAACTTATCTCGTTCACTTTACAGAAGAGACTGCTTTAATTGTGGAAACATGGTAGATACGATTTTAATGGAGGAACATGGTAGATAGAATTAGTTGGGTCATAAATAGATTGAGCTTtattataaaatacaaaaaattgTGGTAGTTTTGAAAAGGCCAAAACATAGATATTGGCCAAAAAGCAGGTTTGAATTAGAATTTgagatttgaagatttgttttcaaaatctgtcaaaattttatggccaaacaaaaatttgaaaataaatctTCAAAATATGCTCCAAAAATCTATGGTCAAACGAGAGCTTAAAATCTCAAGCTCTTCTAGATACATTTTCTCGGGATTAGAATGGTATCAGAGCTCTATTATGAAGATAACATATAGAATAAAATAGTTCCTCTTCCCTTAAAACAACATACATGCTCCTGTGCTATATTTATGTGCCTGATGATCTAAAAACATTTGATTACAAGCAGGGCCAGGTTGTTCCTCACTCGGAGGAGGAGCATTTGGGGAACTTGGGCCATTTAGAGTTAACAAAGATGGTACTCTAGTGAGGAATCAATTTTCATGGATTTCTGGTGAGTTACTTAGATGTCAAATTTAAGTCTGATGACTCTCATAACACAAACTAATGAGTTTTGACATTTCATTCATCAGAGGCCAACATAATCTTTCTCGAATCGCCTGCTGGTGTTGGATTTTCATACACAAACACAAGTTCTGACTACTATTTTAGCGGAGACAGAACAACAGCTCGCGATTCTTATACCTTTCTAGTCAATTGGCTCGAACAATTTCCGGAATACAAAACTAGGGACTTTTACCTTACTGGAGAGAGCTACGCGGGCCATTACGTCCCTCAACTCGCTCAGCTTATACTTCTGCACAACAATTACCCAAGCAAGACTATTAGTACTATCAATTTGAAAGGAATCACTGTAAGTTTCTGATCTGATGAATACCTCTAATCTTACTTAACTACGAATTATCAAGAAACTATGTTAGCTAAGCGCTATTAGCTACGAAGTTCGTAGCTGATTCTAGCTTCAGTT
Coding sequences:
- the LOC132629117 gene encoding putative serine carboxypeptidase-like 23; translated protein: MVKTTFFYFFFLTLLALSNLVHSYKPKKLKPIGHYFRHDLEKTTTYYPGRTSPVHVGPQSSPKENDKIEKLPGQPEGVDFNQYSGYVTVDQSAGRALFYYFVESPQDSASKPLVLWLNGGPGCSSLGGGAFGELGPFRVNKDGTLVRNQFSWISEANIIFLESPAGVGFSYTNTSSDYYFSGDRTTARDSYTFLVNWLEQFPEYKTRDFYLTGESYAGHYVPQLAQLILLHNNYPSKTISTINLKGITIGNAYVDFEANMKGTTEYYWSHALISDELYNKIISTCNFSTPSSASKKCNEYLDQIEKEIGNIFLYDIYAPLCPNGSPSSTSISDVDPCLPSYIQSYFNIPEVQKAMHANITNLPYPWESCNSTLNLSWKDRPLTVLPLLHQLMKSGLRIWLYSGDIDVVVPVTDTRYAIKKLKLPVKTAWYPWYLQGEVGGYVEEYENLTLVTIRGAGHFVPTYQPNRALAFFSYFLSGKLPPKE